One genomic region from Solwaraspora sp. WMMD792 encodes:
- a CDS encoding S9 family peptidase — protein sequence MTTQTPVPPTAKRVPTERVHHGDTVVDDYAWLAAKDDPDTIAYLQAENAYTEGATAHLAALRETLFGETKRRTQETDLSVPTRKGDHWYYTRTVEGQQYGIHCRLAVRPGESAPPATVDGVSIDGEEILLDGNALAEGHDFFALGTFDVSPDGRWLAYSTDFSGDERFTLRIKDLSTGEVLPDEVPSTFYGTAWAADGSALFYLTVDDAWRPYRVWRHQIGTGADRDVVVHQEDDERFWVGVELTRSERFILIDAHSKTTSEVRALPATDPTAEPVVIAPRRQGVDYSVEHHGHRFLILHNDGAEDFALAYTSVDAPGDWVPLIGHTPGTRLESVDAFANHLVVSLRTDGLTGLRVLPVGSTDTFDIEFPEPIYSVGLDANPEYTTTSLRIRYTSLITPDSIYDYDLVTRDLALRKRKPVLGGYDPAGYEQHREWAVADDGTRVPISVVCRAGTPRDGSAPCVIYGYGSYEISMDPWFSVPRLSLLDRGVVFAVAHVRGGGELGRRWYDDGKMMAKKNSFTDFVACARHLVKAGWTTSDRLIARGGSAGGLLMGAVVNLAPDAFGGIVAQVPFVDALNTILDPTLPLTVTEWEEWGNPLEDPDVYAYMRSYTPYENVAAVDYPPILAVTSLNDTRVFYHEPAKWVAKLRAVAPGGSYLLKTEMGAGHGGPSGRYDAWHEEAFVTAWILDRVGLAG from the coding sequence GTGACGACCCAGACACCGGTTCCGCCGACCGCCAAGCGTGTCCCGACCGAGCGCGTCCACCACGGCGACACGGTCGTCGACGACTACGCATGGCTCGCCGCCAAGGACGACCCGGACACGATCGCCTACCTGCAGGCGGAGAACGCCTACACCGAGGGTGCCACGGCGCACCTCGCCGCGCTGCGCGAAACACTGTTCGGCGAGACGAAGCGGCGCACCCAGGAGACCGACCTGTCGGTGCCGACCCGCAAGGGCGACCACTGGTACTACACCCGCACCGTCGAAGGCCAGCAGTACGGCATCCACTGCCGGCTCGCGGTCCGGCCCGGCGAGTCGGCCCCGCCGGCCACTGTCGACGGCGTGTCGATCGACGGCGAGGAGATCCTGCTCGACGGCAACGCCCTCGCCGAGGGGCACGACTTCTTCGCGCTGGGCACCTTCGACGTCAGCCCGGACGGCCGCTGGCTGGCGTACTCCACCGACTTCTCCGGCGACGAGCGCTTCACCCTGCGGATCAAGGACCTGTCCACCGGCGAGGTGCTGCCCGACGAGGTGCCGTCGACCTTCTACGGCACCGCCTGGGCGGCTGACGGCAGCGCGCTGTTCTACCTGACCGTGGACGACGCGTGGCGCCCGTACCGGGTCTGGCGCCACCAGATCGGCACCGGTGCGGACCGCGACGTCGTCGTCCACCAGGAGGACGACGAGCGGTTCTGGGTCGGCGTCGAGCTGACCCGCTCCGAGCGGTTCATCCTGATCGACGCGCACAGCAAGACCACCAGTGAGGTACGGGCACTGCCGGCCACCGACCCGACCGCCGAGCCGGTGGTCATCGCCCCGCGTCGGCAGGGGGTGGACTACTCGGTCGAGCACCACGGGCACCGCTTCCTGATCCTGCACAACGACGGCGCCGAGGACTTCGCCCTCGCGTACACCTCTGTGGACGCCCCCGGCGACTGGGTGCCGCTGATCGGGCACACCCCCGGCACCCGGCTCGAATCGGTGGACGCGTTCGCCAACCACCTGGTGGTGTCGCTGCGTACTGACGGACTGACCGGGCTGCGGGTGCTCCCGGTCGGCAGCACCGACACCTTCGACATCGAGTTCCCCGAACCGATCTACAGCGTCGGGCTGGACGCCAACCCCGAGTACACCACCACCAGCCTGCGGATCCGGTACACCTCGCTGATCACCCCCGACTCCATCTACGACTACGACCTGGTCACCCGTGACCTGGCGCTGCGCAAGCGCAAGCCGGTGCTCGGCGGCTACGACCCGGCCGGCTACGAGCAGCACCGGGAATGGGCGGTCGCCGACGACGGCACCCGGGTGCCGATCTCGGTGGTGTGCCGCGCCGGGACCCCCCGGGACGGTTCCGCGCCGTGCGTGATCTACGGGTACGGGTCGTACGAGATCAGCATGGACCCGTGGTTCTCGGTGCCCCGGCTGTCGTTGCTGGACCGTGGCGTGGTGTTCGCCGTCGCGCACGTGCGGGGCGGCGGTGAGCTGGGCCGGCGTTGGTACGACGACGGCAAGATGATGGCCAAGAAGAACTCGTTCACCGACTTCGTGGCCTGCGCCCGACACCTGGTGAAGGCCGGCTGGACCACCTCGGACCGGCTGATCGCCCGGGGCGGCTCGGCCGGTGGGCTGCTGATGGGCGCGGTGGTCAACCTCGCCCCGGACGCGTTCGGCGGGATCGTGGCGCAGGTGCCGTTCGTGGACGCGCTGAACACGATCCTCGACCCGACGCTGCCGTTGACGGTCACCGAATGGGAGGAATGGGGCAACCCCCTGGAGGACCCCGACGTGTACGCGTACATGCGCTCGTACACCCCGTACGAGAACGTCGCCGCCGTCGACTACCCGCCGATCCTGGCCGTGACCAGCCTCAACGACACCCGGGTCTTCTACCACGAGCCGGCGAAGTGGGTGGCGAAACTGCGCGCGGTCGCCCCCGGTGGGTCGTACCTGCTGAAGACGGAGATGGGTGCCGGTCACGGCGGCCCGAGCGGGCGCTACGACGCCTGGCACGAGGAGGCCTTCGTCACGGCCTGGATCCTGGACCGGGTGGGGCTGGCCGGCTGA
- a CDS encoding STAS domain-containing protein, which produces MSLTVQTEQRGDVVVVSVGGELDMATAPQLQDQITDLLDKGRSRLVFDLADVSFCDSTGLSVFVRAKNGCDEAGGVVRLAAPQRGVLRILEVSGLVEVLQTFPTVDEAVSAPQPAPAD; this is translated from the coding sequence ATGTCCCTGACGGTGCAGACGGAGCAGCGTGGCGACGTCGTCGTCGTGTCGGTCGGTGGTGAGTTGGACATGGCCACCGCACCCCAACTCCAGGACCAGATAACGGATCTACTGGACAAAGGTCGCAGTCGGCTGGTCTTCGATCTGGCCGACGTGTCGTTCTGCGACTCCACCGGTCTGTCGGTCTTCGTCCGGGCGAAGAACGGGTGCGACGAGGCCGGCGGCGTCGTCCGGCTCGCCGCACCGCAGCGCGGGGTGCTGCGCATCCTGGAGGTCAGCGGCCTGGTCGAGGTCCTACAGACCTTCCCGACCGTCGACGAAGCGGTCTCGGCTCCCCAGCCGGCTCCGGCCGACTGA
- a CDS encoding MFS transporter, whose translation MPATSPAGTATTGAGRRGTVVVLIAMILVALNLRLAITSLGPLLDEVRTGLALSGLLAGVVTMLPALAFASVGAFTPWLVRRFSPPRLLVASMAALATGQLLRVTTSSAWLFVATSALALAGIAVANVLLPMLVRQYFPHRAGLVTGAYMMSLTIGASVSAGTAVPIAHAAGSWRAGLGFWALIAVAAAAFWVPVAWRDRRRPAATVVGATKQGTGLRPLAGPGATAVIRPGRTRLGWLMAGFFGAQSFGAYAQMGWLAQVFRDAGFRPETAGLLLAGVTAVAVPIALLMPTLATRMSSLRPLVLGTAVASALSYAGLLWLPYEGALVWMVLLALGQGTFPLALAMIGLRARTGAGVVSLSAFTQSTGYLIAALGPLSVGLLYEQTGGWLVPIGLLGVALLVQTGTGWAIARPRWIEDEAGTAASVSRPEPAGEPRPLRRRSGRSVGPRPGR comes from the coding sequence GTGCCGGCCACCTCGCCGGCCGGGACGGCGACCACCGGGGCCGGCCGGCGCGGCACGGTCGTGGTGCTGATCGCGATGATCCTCGTCGCGCTCAACCTGCGGCTCGCGATCACCAGCCTCGGCCCGCTGCTGGACGAGGTCCGTACCGGCCTGGCACTGTCCGGCCTGCTGGCCGGCGTGGTGACCATGCTGCCGGCGTTGGCCTTCGCCTCGGTCGGCGCGTTCACCCCCTGGCTGGTCCGCCGATTCTCGCCCCCACGGCTGCTGGTGGCCTCGATGGCGGCGCTCGCCACCGGTCAACTGCTCCGGGTCACCACCAGCTCCGCCTGGTTGTTCGTGGCGACCAGCGCCCTGGCCCTGGCCGGGATCGCGGTGGCGAACGTGCTGCTGCCGATGCTGGTCCGGCAGTACTTCCCGCACCGGGCCGGACTGGTCACCGGCGCGTACATGATGTCGTTGACGATCGGTGCGTCGGTGTCGGCCGGCACCGCGGTCCCGATCGCCCACGCGGCCGGCAGTTGGCGGGCCGGGCTCGGCTTCTGGGCGCTGATCGCCGTCGCCGCCGCTGCGTTCTGGGTGCCGGTCGCCTGGCGGGACCGGCGACGCCCGGCGGCCACGGTCGTCGGTGCGACAAAGCAGGGCACCGGTCTGCGGCCGCTGGCGGGGCCGGGCGCGACGGCAGTGATCCGGCCGGGTCGGACCCGGCTCGGTTGGCTGATGGCGGGCTTCTTCGGCGCGCAGTCGTTCGGCGCGTACGCCCAGATGGGTTGGCTGGCGCAGGTGTTCCGCGACGCCGGTTTCCGGCCGGAGACCGCCGGGCTGCTGCTGGCCGGGGTCACTGCGGTCGCTGTCCCGATCGCGCTGCTGATGCCGACGCTGGCCACCCGGATGTCGAGTCTGCGGCCGCTGGTGCTCGGTACCGCCGTGGCGTCCGCGCTCAGCTACGCGGGGCTGCTCTGGCTGCCGTACGAGGGTGCCCTGGTGTGGATGGTGCTGCTCGCGCTCGGCCAGGGCACCTTCCCGCTGGCGCTGGCGATGATCGGGCTCCGGGCGCGGACCGGGGCCGGCGTGGTGTCGTTGTCGGCGTTCACCCAGAGCACCGGTTACCTGATCGCCGCGCTCGGCCCGCTCTCGGTCGGTCTGCTGTACGAGCAGACCGGCGGCTGGTTGGTGCCGATCGGTCTGCTCGGTGTGGCGCTACTGGTGCAGACCGGCACGGGCTGGGCGATCGCCCGGCCCCGCTGGATCGAGGACGAGGCGGGCACCGCCGCGTCAGTCAGTCGGCCGGAGCCGGCTGGGGAGCCGAGACCGCTTCGTCGACGGTCGGGAAGGTCTGTAGGACCTCGACCAGGCCGCTGA
- a CDS encoding FadR/GntR family transcriptional regulator, translating into MTPSAASPPASAGQPGTSRRSRQTLVRQAIDSLREQIAAGDWPLGTRIPTEPRLAEALGVGRNTVREAVRALVHAGVLECRQGSGTYVISTDELAGAVARRCAAADWRETVEVRRAFEVEAARLAAQRRTPADVASLDAALADREAAWRGGDLARFVDADLTLHRAIMAAAHNVMLSELYDSIGAAMRATVAEAVGPDLHPDRHVDHARLVAAIRDGDPERAAREAAAYLGTD; encoded by the coding sequence ATGACACCCTCGGCAGCTTCCCCGCCGGCATCAGCCGGCCAGCCCGGCACTTCCCGCAGGTCCCGGCAGACTCTGGTCCGGCAGGCGATCGATTCGCTGCGCGAGCAGATCGCCGCCGGCGACTGGCCGCTCGGCACCCGGATCCCGACCGAACCACGGCTGGCCGAAGCGCTCGGCGTCGGGCGCAACACGGTCCGGGAGGCGGTACGCGCGTTGGTGCACGCCGGTGTGCTGGAGTGTCGGCAGGGCTCCGGCACCTACGTGATCTCCACCGACGAGTTGGCCGGCGCGGTGGCCCGCCGCTGCGCCGCCGCCGATTGGCGGGAGACCGTGGAGGTCCGCCGGGCGTTCGAGGTCGAGGCGGCCCGGCTGGCGGCGCAGCGGCGTACCCCGGCTGACGTGGCGTCGCTGGACGCGGCGCTGGCCGATCGCGAGGCGGCCTGGCGCGGGGGCGATCTGGCCCGGTTCGTCGACGCGGACCTGACGCTGCACCGGGCGATCATGGCCGCCGCGCACAATGTGATGCTGTCCGAGTTGTACGACTCGATCGGTGCCGCGATGCGGGCAACCGTCGCCGAGGCGGTCGGCCCGGACCTGCACCCGGACCGGCACGTCGACCACGCCCGGCTGGTCGCGGCGATCCGCGACGGTGACCCGGAGCGGGCGGCCCGAGAGGCGGCCGCCTACCTCGGCACCGACTGA
- the mscL gene encoding large conductance mechanosensitive channel protein MscL, with protein sequence MINGFKNFILRGNVVDLAVGIVIGAAFTAVVTQLTKSFLEPFIRLLAVLLTGEEGIGGVGFEYRGVVFDWPAFVNAVITFVLTAAALYFLVVMPMNRLAERRRRGEEPPPAAPSEEIKLLTEIRDALVTRRTDR encoded by the coding sequence ATGATCAACGGCTTCAAGAATTTCATCCTGCGCGGGAACGTTGTCGACCTGGCGGTCGGCATCGTCATCGGTGCGGCGTTCACCGCCGTGGTGACCCAGTTGACCAAGTCGTTCCTCGAGCCGTTCATCAGGCTGCTGGCCGTCCTGCTGACCGGCGAGGAGGGCATCGGCGGTGTCGGGTTTGAGTACCGTGGCGTGGTCTTCGACTGGCCGGCCTTCGTCAACGCGGTGATCACTTTTGTGCTCACCGCCGCCGCGCTGTACTTCCTGGTGGTCATGCCGATGAACCGGCTCGCGGAGCGTCGGCGTCGGGGCGAGGAGCCGCCGCCGGCCGCGCCGAGCGAGGAGATCAAGTTGCTGACCGAGATCCGGGACGCTCTGGTGACCCGCCGCACCGACCGGTGA
- a CDS encoding ATP-dependent RecD-like DNA helicase, translating into MPSATRSAAPPTRPPAAVLEAVLERITYANEETGYTIARVATERSGTDLLTVVGSLLGVQPGESIRLVGRWGSHPKYGRQFEVHSYTTVLPATVQGIERYLGSGLIKGIGPKMAGRIVAHFGADTLRIIEEEPGRLVEVPGLGPKRTSLIAKAWIEQQAIKEVMIFLQGVGVTTSLAVRIYKKYGDGSISIVRNEPYRLAADVWGIGFKTADTIAQAVGIPHDSPERIKAGIQYTLSEAADNGHCYLPEPNLCTDAAGILGVGVELVRDALTALVAEEGVVREAVPNPTSEGGTIPAVYLVPFHRAECSLAGSLLRLLHHRADRLSAFADVDWGRALAWLRAGTGADLAPEQEQAVRLALTSKVAVLTGGPGCGKSFTVKSIITLAAAKGAKIVLAAPTGRAAKRMTELTGHPAATVHRLLQLRPGGDPTYDRDNPIDADLIVVDEASMLDLILANKLVKAVAPGAHLLLVGDVDQLPSVGAGEVLRDVLAAPAVPQVRLTRIFRQAQESGVVVNAHRINAGEQPRTDGMADFFLFAADEPEAVAGLVVDIVARRIPRKFRVPARDIQVLSPMHRGPAGAGNLNTALQEALAPPRDDRPERRHGARVFRINDKVIQIRNNYDKGTAGVFNGTIGVVTAVSTEERKLTVRTDEDEDIEYEFDELDELQHAYAITVHRSQGSEYPAVVIPVTMSSYTLLQRNLLYTAVTRAKKLVVLVGSRKAIAIAVRTAGAGRRHTALTHRLAPD; encoded by the coding sequence ATGCCCTCGGCCACGCGCTCCGCCGCGCCGCCGACCCGGCCTCCGGCAGCGGTACTGGAGGCGGTCCTGGAACGGATCACCTACGCCAACGAGGAGACCGGCTACACCATCGCCCGGGTCGCCACCGAGCGGTCCGGCACCGACCTGCTGACCGTGGTCGGCTCGCTGCTCGGCGTACAGCCCGGGGAGAGCATCCGGCTGGTCGGCCGGTGGGGGTCGCACCCGAAGTACGGCCGACAGTTCGAGGTCCACTCGTACACCACAGTGCTGCCGGCCACCGTGCAGGGCATCGAACGCTACCTCGGCTCCGGCCTGATCAAGGGGATCGGGCCGAAGATGGCCGGCCGGATCGTCGCCCACTTCGGCGCCGACACGCTACGGATCATCGAGGAAGAGCCAGGCCGGCTGGTTGAGGTTCCAGGGCTCGGGCCGAAACGGACCTCGCTGATCGCCAAGGCGTGGATCGAACAGCAGGCGATCAAAGAGGTGATGATCTTCCTGCAGGGCGTCGGGGTCACCACCTCACTCGCCGTACGGATCTACAAGAAGTACGGCGACGGGTCGATCTCGATCGTCCGCAACGAGCCGTACCGGCTGGCCGCCGACGTCTGGGGCATCGGGTTCAAGACCGCCGACACCATCGCCCAGGCGGTCGGCATCCCGCACGACAGCCCGGAACGGATCAAGGCCGGCATTCAGTACACCCTCTCCGAGGCCGCCGACAACGGCCACTGCTACCTGCCGGAGCCCAACCTGTGTACGGACGCCGCCGGCATCCTCGGCGTCGGCGTCGAACTGGTCCGCGACGCGCTCACCGCGCTGGTCGCCGAGGAAGGCGTGGTACGCGAGGCGGTGCCGAACCCGACCAGCGAGGGCGGCACCATCCCGGCGGTCTACCTGGTGCCGTTCCACCGCGCCGAATGCTCGCTGGCCGGCAGCCTGCTGCGGCTGCTGCACCACCGCGCCGACCGGTTGTCGGCGTTCGCCGACGTCGACTGGGGGCGGGCGTTGGCCTGGCTGCGCGCCGGCACCGGCGCCGACCTCGCCCCCGAGCAGGAGCAGGCGGTACGCCTGGCGCTGACCTCGAAGGTGGCGGTGCTCACCGGCGGGCCGGGCTGCGGCAAGTCGTTCACCGTCAAGTCGATCATCACGCTGGCCGCCGCCAAAGGTGCCAAGATCGTGCTGGCCGCGCCGACCGGCCGAGCCGCGAAGCGGATGACCGAGCTCACCGGCCACCCGGCCGCCACCGTGCACCGGCTGCTGCAGCTGCGGCCGGGCGGCGATCCGACGTACGACCGGGACAACCCGATCGACGCCGACCTGATCGTCGTCGACGAGGCCTCGATGCTCGACCTGATCCTGGCCAACAAGCTGGTCAAGGCGGTGGCACCCGGCGCCCACCTGCTGCTGGTCGGCGACGTCGACCAGTTGCCGTCGGTCGGTGCCGGCGAGGTGCTGCGCGACGTGCTCGCCGCCCCGGCCGTACCGCAGGTCCGGCTGACCCGGATCTTCCGGCAGGCCCAGGAGTCCGGGGTGGTGGTCAACGCGCACCGGATCAACGCCGGTGAGCAGCCACGCACCGACGGCATGGCCGACTTCTTCCTGTTCGCCGCCGACGAGCCGGAGGCGGTCGCCGGCCTGGTGGTGGACATCGTCGCCCGGCGGATCCCGCGCAAGTTCCGGGTGCCGGCCCGCGACATCCAGGTGCTCAGCCCGATGCACCGGGGCCCGGCCGGCGCCGGCAACCTCAACACCGCCCTGCAGGAGGCGCTCGCACCGCCGCGCGACGACCGACCCGAGCGGCGGCACGGCGCCCGGGTGTTCCGGATCAACGACAAGGTCATCCAGATCCGCAACAACTACGACAAGGGCACCGCCGGAGTCTTCAACGGCACCATCGGGGTGGTCACCGCAGTCAGCACCGAGGAGCGCAAACTCACCGTCCGCACCGACGAGGACGAGGACATCGAGTACGAGTTCGACGAGCTGGACGAGTTGCAGCACGCGTACGCGATCACCGTGCACCGCTCACAGGGCAGCGAGTACCCGGCGGTGGTCATCCCGGTGACGATGAGCTCGTACACGCTGCTGCAGCGCAACCTGCTCTACACGGCGGTGACCCGGGCGAAGAAACTCGTCGTGCTGGTCGGATCCCGCAAGGCGATCGCGATCGCGGTCCGGACCGCCGGGGCCGGTCGCCGGCACACCGCACTCACCCACCGCCTGGCCCCCGACTGA